CGCCGAGGACATCGGCGTCGAGCCGGGGCACCTCGATGGTGGCGTTCATCCGGCCCATCCGGGCCAGGGCCGCCGAGGTGGCCTCCTGTTCGGCGTGGAGCAGCTCGCCGAGGGAGTGGCCCTGGAGGTAGGCCATTTCTTCGGGCAAGTCCGGACGGTGGGGAATTCGAATGTCCTCGCCGGGGGCTTCGATCCGAATGAAGGTGACGACCTTGTCGAACGGGCCCTCCATGAAGAGCTGGACCTGGCTGTGCTGGTCGGAGGCCCCGACCGCGCCTAACGGAGTCGGGCCGGCAAAGACCGGCTGGCCCCGCCGGTCGACCCGTTTGCCGAGGCTCTCGGCCCAGAGCTGGACGAACCAGGCGCCGAAGTCGCGGAGCCGGTCGCTGTAGGGCATCAGGACGTGGATTTTCGCGCCGAGCCAGGCATCGGCGGCCCAGAGCAGGCCGGCGTACAGGGCCGCCGGGTTCTTGAGGAGGTCGGTCTCAGTACCCTTCTCGAGGGCTCGGTCGGCGCCTCGAATCAGGCCCTCGATGTCGATCCCGACCAAGGCCGCCGGCAACAGACCGACCGCCGTCAGCACGCTGAACCGTCCCCCAACCTCCGGCGGCACCTCGAGCGCCGCGATTCCCTCCCGGGTGGCGAGTTCCCGGAGCGGCCCCTCGGTCGGATCCGTCGTAAACGCCAAGTGCCGAACCGCCGCGTCCGGCCCGAGCGCCTGATCGAGCCAGCCCCGCACCACGAGGTACTGCGCCAGCGTCTCCGCCGTCCCCCCCGACTTACTGATCACGTTGACAAACACCCGCCGCGGATCAATCCGCCGAAGCGCCGCCGCCATCGACGTCGGATCGACATTTTCGAGCACCGTAATCCGCGGAAAATACTCCCGCGCCTCATCATCTAACTCATTCCACGCCGGCGCCCGAAGCGCCGTCACTAACGCCCGCGTGCCGAGTGCCGAGCCCCCAATGCCGAGCACAAGGATATGGTCGTACGCCTGGCCCATGCCCTCGGCGAATCGCCGGATGCCGGCGACCACGTCGGCTTGTTGGCCCAGCCCATAGAAACCGTATTCGCCTTGGCTTCGTCGGGTCTCAACTTCGGCGAGCACCCCGCCGAACCGTTGCGTCAACTCGGCCACCCGGTTTCGACCGAGCCCGTGTTGCCCGTCGAGCTTGTCGCTCAAGATCCGACCGTAGTGAAGTTTTATGGGGCAATCTCCAGAGTAAGCCCGTCGTAACCTGGTTCAATTCCCGCTGGCAGGGAAGCGGCCAGCTCGGCGTGGCCGGTTTCGTGAGTCAAATGGGTCAGGTACGTCCGCTTGGCCCCGATCGCTTCCGCGGCCGCGATCGCCTCGGGAATGCTCTGGTGGGTGGGATGCTCTCGCCACCAGAGCGCATTCAGCACCAGCACGTCGAGGCCGGCCAGGGCCGCTCGGGCCGCCGCCGGCACGGATTTGACGTCGGTGAGGTAAGCCATCCGGCCCACTCGAAAGCCGAGGACTTCGACCCGGCCGTGGGCAAACGGCAACGGCAAGACCTCGACGCCGGCTGCCGTGAACGCCCGCCCGGGCGTGATCGTTTCGAGCGCCAACCGCGGTTTCGAGGTGCCGGGGATCGGCACCATGCCGTCGTCGAAGATGTAGCGGTACGACTGCCGGAGCAACGCCGCGGTCGTTTCGTTGGCGTAGACCGGCAGCGGGCTCCGGTGTTGCAGCGAAAAGATCCTCAGGTCGTCGATGCCCGCCACGTGGTCGGCATGTTCGTGGGTGAAGAGCACGGCCGCAATGTCGGCCACCCCAGCGCCTAACAATTCGACTCGAACTTCCGGGGGCGTGTCGATCAGGATGTTGCCGCCGGCCGTCTCGATCAGCGCGGCGGTCCGATGGCGGCGGTCGCGCGGATCGGTCGAGCGGCAGACGGCGCACCGGCAGCCGATCTGCGGAACCCCGAAGGAGGTGCCCGTCCCGAGAAGCGTGAGCCGCATCGAAACCCGGCTACACCGTTTCGATGCGGAGGAGG
Above is a genomic segment from Gemmatimonadota bacterium containing:
- a CDS encoding glucose-6-phosphate isomerase (catalyzes the formation of D-fructose 6-phosphate from D-glucose 6-phosphate), whose amino-acid sequence is MSDKLDGQHGLGRNRVAELTQRFGGVLAEVETRRSQGEYGFYGLGQQADVVAGIRRFAEGMGQAYDHILVLGIGGSALGTRALVTALRAPAWNELDDEAREYFPRITVLENVDPTSMAAALRRIDPRRVFVNVISKSGGTAETLAQYLVVRGWLDQALGPDAAVRHLAFTTDPTEGPLRELATREGIAALEVPPEVGGRFSVLTAVGLLPAALVGIDIEGLIRGADRALEKGTETDLLKNPAALYAGLLWAADAWLGAKIHVLMPYSDRLRDFGAWFVQLWAESLGKRVDRRGQPVFAGPTPLGAVGASDQHSQVQLFMEGPFDKVVTFIRIEAPGEDIRIPHRPDLPEEMAYLQGHSLGELLHAEQEATSAALARMGRMNATIEVPRLDADVLGELIMFMQLATGFAGAWYGVNPFDQPGVELGKRLTFAAMGRPGFPKEGSMAAGTGLPPDVA
- a CDS encoding MBL fold metallo-hydrolase; its protein translation is MRLTLLGTGTSFGVPQIGCRCAVCRSTDPRDRRHRTAALIETAGGNILIDTPPEVRVELLGAGVADIAAVLFTHEHADHVAGIDDLRIFSLQHRSPLPVYANETTAALLRQSYRYIFDDGMVPIPGTSKPRLALETITPGRAFTAAGVEVLPLPFAHGRVEVLGFRVGRMAYLTDVKSVPAAARAALAGLDVLVLNALWWREHPTHQSIPEAIAAAEAIGAKRTYLTHLTHETGHAELAASLPAGIEPGYDGLTLEIAP